From one Candidatus Zixiibacteriota bacterium genomic stretch:
- a CDS encoding CpaF family protein, whose product MNLRERFGIRKKQEAEPGEKENPGTAPVVKRDSFQELKSKLQKRLIDSLDLTALTALDKSTLRGQIKEVLERFLSEEDFFLSQDNKDRLIREIQSETLGLGPIEQYMHDPYISDILVNTCNQVYIEKRGKLELTDTKFKDDNHLLLIIDRIVSEVGRRIDESTPMVDARLPDGSRVNAIIPPLALDGPILSIRRFRVNVLSMEDLLESKSLTLSIAELLKGMVRCRLNVLISGGTGAGKTTLLNILSAFVPLDERVVTIEDSAELKMQQPHVVRLETRPPNIEGRGGVTQRDLVRNALRMRPDRIIIGEVRGPEIYDMLQAMNTGHDGSLSTIHANSTRDVLLRLETLMLLSGIEIPEKAVRELISSAINVVVQVTRFSDGSRKISSLSEIVGMERETITMQEIFYFEKTGVGKDGEVLGNFRPSGIRPKFMERMMKSGIHLPTELFSP is encoded by the coding sequence ATGAATTTGCGAGAGCGATTTGGGATTAGAAAAAAGCAGGAAGCTGAACCAGGTGAAAAGGAGAATCCAGGGACAGCTCCGGTGGTCAAGCGGGATAGTTTTCAAGAGTTAAAATCTAAGCTGCAGAAGAGGCTTATTGATAGCTTGGATTTGACGGCTTTGACTGCTCTGGATAAGAGCACTTTACGAGGGCAGATAAAAGAAGTATTAGAACGATTTCTCTCGGAAGAAGATTTCTTTTTGAGCCAGGATAACAAGGATCGGCTGATCAGAGAGATACAGAGCGAGACTCTGGGCTTGGGTCCAATTGAACAGTATATGCACGATCCGTACATCTCCGATATTCTGGTGAATACCTGCAATCAGGTATATATCGAAAAACGAGGCAAATTGGAATTGACTGATACTAAGTTTAAAGATGATAATCATCTTCTCCTGATCATAGATCGGATTGTATCGGAGGTGGGACGAAGGATAGATGAATCCACTCCTATGGTGGATGCCAGGCTTCCCGATGGCTCTAGGGTAAATGCCATAATTCCTCCTTTAGCTCTAGACGGACCAATTCTTTCCATTCGCAGATTTCGTGTCAATGTGTTGAGCATGGAGGATCTTTTGGAGAGCAAGTCCTTAACACTGTCCATAGCGGAATTGCTAAAGGGGATGGTGCGATGTCGGCTTAACGTGTTGATCTCTGGCGGGACTGGTGCGGGAAAAACCACCCTTTTGAACATCTTATCCGCCTTTGTCCCCCTGGATGAAAGAGTAGTAACTATCGAGGACTCAGCCGAGCTGAAAATGCAGCAGCCTCACGTGGTAAGGTTGGAGACTAGACCACCCAACATTGAAGGAAGGGGGGGAGTGACGCAGAGAGATTTAGTCCGCAATGCTTTGAGAATGAGGCCAGATCGAATTATCATAGGCGAAGTTAGAGGTCCTGAGATATATGATATGCTTCAGGCGATGAACACTGGACATGATGGTTCCTTAAGCACGATTCACGCCAACAGCACCCGAGACGTGCTTCTCCGGTTGGAGACTCTGATGCTTCTGTCCGGGATTGAGATACCCGAGAAAGCCGTCCGGGAGCTGATCAGTTCCGCCATCAACGTAGTGGTCCAAGTCACCCGATTCAGCGATGGCAGTCGCAAGATCTCCAGCTTATCTGAGATTGTGGGAATGGAAAGGGAGACCATCACCATGCAGGAGATATTCTACTTTGAGAAAACTGGAGTGGGTAAAGATGGGGAGGTTTTGGGAAATTTCCGACCATCTGGTATCCGGCCCAAGTTCATGGAAAGAATGATGAAATCGGGCATCCATCTTCCCACAGAACTCTTCAGTCCTTAA
- a CDS encoding type II secretion system F family protein has product MSYHIVLAVFASAFLSVVAVYLLFSEKVGRQNRRVRARLEALTSEIPRENGVVYPILRDDTLSGIPYLHRILSKFRFSGKLQHLIDQSGLPIKAGALVLGMLSLGGLLFLLVMSFLKIFPLALAMGFVGAILPYAYVQRKRGKRQEEFESLLPEAINLMANALKAGFSLESALSLVAKEIPDPVGIEFAIAFEEQNLGVASSEALSNMGRRVESEDLELMITALSIQKKTGGNLVEILEKIANTVRERFRLKREVRIFTAQGRFSGFVLVVLPIVVAVVLTALNPDYLRILLVEKVGNYLLGAAIFMQLVGIWVIRRIVNIRI; this is encoded by the coding sequence ATGTCATACCACATCGTCCTGGCTGTATTCGCCTCCGCTTTCTTAAGCGTGGTGGCAGTCTATCTGCTATTCAGTGAGAAAGTAGGAAGGCAAAACCGGCGAGTAAGGGCCAGATTGGAGGCACTGACTTCGGAGATCCCACGAGAAAATGGAGTGGTCTATCCTATCTTGAGAGATGACACCTTAAGCGGTATTCCCTACCTACATCGTATACTCTCCAAGTTCCGATTCTCCGGGAAACTTCAGCATCTCATAGACCAGTCTGGCTTACCCATTAAAGCCGGTGCTTTGGTATTAGGGATGCTATCTTTAGGAGGACTGCTATTTCTTCTGGTTATGAGTTTCTTGAAAATATTCCCTTTGGCTTTAGCTATGGGTTTTGTCGGTGCGATTTTGCCTTATGCTTACGTTCAGAGGAAGAGAGGAAAAAGACAAGAGGAATTCGAGTCCCTTTTGCCCGAAGCCATTAATTTGATGGCCAATGCCCTTAAAGCTGGATTTTCCCTGGAATCCGCTTTGAGCCTTGTGGCAAAGGAAATTCCCGACCCGGTAGGAATTGAGTTCGCGATCGCTTTTGAAGAACAGAACTTAGGCGTGGCCTCCTCTGAGGCTCTGTCTAATATGGGGAGGCGAGTAGAAAGTGAGGATTTGGAACTTATGATAACAGCACTTTCAATTCAAAAGAAGACCGGTGGTAATTTAGTGGAGATATTAGAGAAGATAGCTAACACCGTAAGGGAAAGGTTCCGCCTGAAAAGAGAGGTCAGAATCTTCACCGCGCAAGGAAGGTTTTCAGGATTTGTATTAGTCGTGCTTCCCATAGTCGTGGCCGTGGTACTCACCGCGCTCAATCCAGATTATCTGAGGATCCTTCTGGTGGAAAAGGTCGGTAACTACTTGTTAGGCGCCGCCATATTTATGCAGTTAGTGGGTATTTGGGTGATACGAAGAATAGTGAATATCCGAATTTAA
- a CDS encoding type II secretion system F family protein, translated as MSIYLIIGFVFLAVFLFSFVLLYFLSRSKDPVHLRLKDLAGAPKGEEEEKNAIPSLKGVSKLLGLGSEQAAGIRTLLAQAGYRGRQGVFNYYGLRLFGALFLGILSISLSLYFHLQPEVVALLTIAGVFVGGCLPWFWVLHKVRQRREQIRRSVPSILDLIVVCVEAGLSLNAAMQKITEETKNSHKALSEELFLVNQEILIGKTRADAFRNLARRTGVDELRSLVVMLIQTEKLGTSIANSLRVLADSMRVKRRQQAEEAAHETQVKLVFPLVLLIFPELLVILAGPAVINLIKTLMEMAK; from the coding sequence ATGTCTATTTATCTGATTATTGGTTTTGTTTTTCTGGCAGTCTTCCTTTTTTCCTTTGTGCTTTTGTATTTCCTTTCCAGATCCAAAGATCCGGTGCATCTTCGTTTGAAAGATTTGGCGGGAGCACCAAAGGGGGAGGAAGAAGAGAAAAATGCGATTCCTTCCCTTAAAGGAGTCTCTAAGCTTTTGGGTTTGGGCTCTGAACAGGCGGCTGGCATAAGAACTTTGCTAGCTCAGGCGGGATACCGTGGTCGGCAGGGCGTCTTCAACTATTATGGACTTAGACTTTTCGGGGCTCTTTTCTTGGGTATACTGAGTATCTCGTTATCACTCTATTTTCACCTTCAGCCCGAAGTGGTAGCTCTTCTTACGATAGCAGGGGTGTTCGTTGGAGGATGTCTACCCTGGTTCTGGGTCCTTCACAAAGTCCGCCAAAGAAGAGAGCAAATCAGAAGATCCGTCCCCAGTATTCTGGACTTGATCGTAGTGTGCGTGGAAGCGGGTTTGAGCCTGAATGCGGCGATGCAGAAGATAACGGAGGAAACCAAGAATAGTCATAAAGCTTTAAGCGAGGAACTTTTTTTGGTTAATCAAGAGATTCTAATTGGTAAGACCAGGGCTGACGCCTTTCGGAACTTAGCTCGAAGAACCGGGGTGGATGAGCTTCGGTCTCTAGTCGTAATGTTAATACAAACGGAAAAACTGGGAACCAGCATCGCAAATTCCCTGAGAGTTCTGGCGGACTCAATGCGCGTGAAACGCCGCCAGCAGGCTGAAGAAGCTGCTCACGAAACCCAGGTGAAGCTGGTATTCCCATTAGTTTTGTTGATCTTTCCCGAGCTTCTGGTGATACTGGCTGGTCCAGCAGTGATCAATCTGATCAAAACCCTCATGGAGATGGCGAAATAG